A single window of Anopheles moucheti chromosome 2, idAnoMoucSN_F20_07, whole genome shotgun sequence DNA harbors:
- the LOC128301158 gene encoding eukaryotic translation initiation factor 1A, X-chromosomal has protein sequence MPKNKGKGGKNRRRGKNENESEKRELIFKEDEQEYAQVTKMLGNGRLEAMCFDGVKRLCHIRGKLRKKVWINQGDIILIGLRDYQDSKADVILKYTPDEARNLKTYGEFPESVRINETVTFVENDMDDDIEFGDDYSSSEEGDAIDAI, from the exons ATGCCGAAGAACAAGGGAAAGGGAGGTAAAAACCGTCGCAGGGGTAAGAATGAGAACGAGTCCGAGAAGCGCGAATTGATCTTCAAGGAGGATGAACAGGAATATGCACAAGTCACAAAAATGTTGGGCAACGGCAGACTGGAGGCAATGTGCTTCGATGGTGTGAAACGACTCTGTCACATCCGTGGCAAGCTGCGAAAAAAG GTATGGATCAACCAGGGTGACATTATTTTGATAGGTCTGCGAGACTATCAGGATTCGAAGGCGGACGTTATTCTTAAATACACCCCGGACGAGGCCCGAAATTTGAAGACGTACGGTGAGTTCCCAGAATCGGTGCGCATCAACGAAACGGTGACATTCGTCGAGAACGACATGGATGACGACATCGAGTTCGGTGACGATTACAGCTCGTCAGAGGAGGGCGACGCAATCGACGCTATCTGA
- the LOC128297053 gene encoding CAAX prenyl protease 2, with translation MRIWSAGMANEITTEQHPDGGETGTIYLPAFVSVGACFVISIIYVASLYVWNSKHDRDHPSTIKRRFFSVFVVMLVAPFFVLTLTSKDVFHRYTMWQIMGFRKEGLFTATLVPLLLTMVLFLGPLSVQLSNGIWRIYSEPMYWMNAVRNLVWLRNHLVAPLSEEFTFRACMLPLLLQTFRPSTAMLITPLLFGLAHLHHIKERLQNGRPLREVLIVSFFQFFYTTIFGIYSAHLFVRSGHFVAPFVVHAFCNHMGFPDVQEVQSQPHRKKYLFIGFYVIGLVGWIVLLPSLTTPSWYSNNLFWASEL, from the exons ATGAGAATCTGGTCTGCCGGTATGGCAAACGAGATAACAACGGAACAGCATCCTGATGGCGGTGAAACAGGAACTATCTACCTACCAGCCTTCGTATCAGTTGGTGCCTGTTTTGTGATATCCATAATTTATGTCGCTAGCTTATATGTGTGGAACTCAAAGCACGACCG TGACCATCCTTCGACCATAAAGCGGCGATTTTTTAGCGTGTTTGTGGTAATGCTCGTAGCTCCATTTTTCGTGCTAACCCTTACCAGTAAGGATGTGTTCCATCGTTACACTATGTGGCAGATAATGGGGTTCCGGAAGGAGGGATTATTTACCGCCACGCTCGTTCCCTTACTCCTCACGATGGTGCTATTTCTTGGACCGCTTAGCGTGCAGCTATCGAACGGTATCTGGCGTATCTATTCGGAGCCGATGTACTGGATGAATGCTGTGCGTAATTTGGTATGGTTGCGGAATCACCTTGTCGCGCCGCTCTCAGAAGAGTTTACCTTTCGTGCCTGTATGCTGCCCCTGCTGTTGCAAACGTTTCGACCATCAACCGCAATGTTGATCACGCCGCTTCTGTTTGGGTTGGCGCATCTGCATCATATAAAGGAGCGTTTGCAGAATGGTCGACCGCTGCGTGAGGTACTGATAGTGTCGTTCTTCCAATTTTTTTATACCACCATCTTTGGCATCTATTCGGCACATTTGTTTGTGCGCTCGGGACATTTTGTCGCGCCGTTTGTCGTACATGCCTTCTGCAACCATATGGGATTTCCTGACGTTCAAGAGGTGCAATCGCAACCACACCGTAAAAAGTATCTTTTCATCGGTTTCTATGTCATTGGGCTGGTTGGATGGATCGTTCTACTACCTAGCTTAACCACACCAAGTTGGTATTCTAATAATCTGTTCTGGGCTTCTGAGCTATAA
- the LOC128310618 gene encoding uncharacterized protein LOC128310618 produces the protein MCASAESRELRDAFDRFSVWILAHHVTNPNVSINFVHGKNINRDLCNYMLALLSDKQHDMLKLALLEFHLTKAQFDLVSKDTREQDVAQAVRYWNVSSAYSIQHYLYIANEWPALEHVDDGLSLLKDNDLHLFDLSLMSTNALCLISAAREQCDARNKDVYEIAMGDGQTIRETITLLPKLDRRKPASPSLSKMEYYPVEAKPVNGITLHDLCGLLKACEGRAPLGLLLVREAKLKNILSYVKKCCVDRLENVTQDTWFLVSDDIPFETKFPDHETIHELAFVKDYGIVFWLRSRGPPSSIGKYFTISCWNEYDSVPPAPCWLNVLVSNVTDGSSTYLQRLAATVKRADPCQLIVHVQAVDVVNVLQLPDTTMCDKLCAIFGVRSEEERNMLVTVRLVLLIDHAIADNGSDGIAQSLVQFLNAIDDSIRRRMTVWIVGDDLLWTRVATSCKHLAMKHCMPKLEEDQWKDCLSRMVKKSTDPMGPLAESIIASNSRNRGQDLFGNLFILTVLAEAVNDHVDSEENGKPSYWWIDALEKYIWKNIAPPESKELEELEQYCYERVCVDCTDHTKHFSMRSRIQHRTLQMLLAAKYLAKHSHLIDTANYHRIGYDLLDLMLFRHSSVAIAVLHHDVDTVRQSTPQELQSIRDCLQRNLLHVAHNSTEIADILLSAGIPFDQRCARQLNNWTPLEVAINRTDWSLVDRLLAKDANLSCQATNLHCMPVSELGEVFNDCISDNCTALIEWILKNRSDYQINQHNIFCLSAYEEFDTDLLFRLLTIAQEQGLAAREPPYRYIFDNSALDNAVEDDRIELAIFLVERLRFEPTDEFLELRARYQQNAQLKQYKKLYELCKLGELTEVRRMIEEIGLDPHYEYDGTNLFIQAASSGNVELVRYLFEAHGFDERLDECDEHGCTAISQALVDGHQSIVQFLLNHKASIKPSWIKNCPGQLPDEAVTVDTEDFLSLIECRREKLERLTIDYGRNEAGELLLHCYIRYVDEPDEDTFRFLLSRYDNVDVRTDVTSELRMGETPLHIALQNGNKRCREILIEAGADIHAKSLQHELTSLHYAIMGGADKSFIQRLIEVYGFDVNTRDGRGRTISFYMPCNMELYCWLADQYQFDPCASDSNGQTVLHHRVIRNSFFARAEIEYLLKMSQFPQSKTDKRGRFPLHYAVEANNLAIVQLLVKYRSDLHNIPDSDGVTALEIAHNLNHSTICDFFAKLDE, from the exons ATGTGCGCATCAGCCGAATCACGGGAATTGCGAGACGCGTTCGATAGGTTTTCAGTATGGATTCTTGCCCA CCATGTGACCAATCCAAATGTTAGCATCAATTTTGTGCACGGCAAAAACATTAATCGCGATTTGTGCAACTACATGCTGGCGCTACTATCCGATAAGCAGCATGATATGTTGAAGCTTGCGCTCCTCGAATTCCATTTAACTAAAGCTCAGTTTGATTTAGTGTCGAAAGACACACGAGAGCAAGACGTCGCACAAGCGGTACGTTACTGGAACGTATCATCTGCATATTCGATTCAGCATTACCTGTACATCGCCAACGAATGGCCAGCTTTGGAACATGTTGATGATGGTCTTAGCCTGTTGAAAGATAATGATCTACATTTGTTCGACTTATCGTTGATGTCAACCAACGCCCTTTGTCTGATAAGTGCCGCCCGTGAACAGTGCGATGCGAGAAACAAAGATGTGTACGAAATTGCTATGGGTGATGGACAAACGATACGCGAAACGATAACATTATTGCCCAAATTGGATAGGCGCAAGCCTGCATCACCATCTTTGTCAAAAATGGAATATTATCCTGTCGAGGCAAAGCCAGTAAATGGTATCACACTGCACGATCTATGCGGTCTACTGAAAGCATGCGAAGGGCGAGCACCGCTGGGTCTCTTGCTGGTTAGAGAAGCAAAGTTGAAAAATATCCTATCGTACGTGAAAAAGTGTTGCGTTGATCGGTTGGAAAATGTCACCCAAGATACCTGGTTCCTGGTGAGTGACGACATTCCGTTCGAGACTAAGTTCCCGGATCACGAAACCATTCACGAGCTGGCTTTCGTGAAGGATTACGGGATAGTGTTTTGGTTGCGCAGCCGAGGACCACCATCGTCGATCGGGAAATACTTTACCATCAGTTGTTGGAATGAGTACGATTCGGTTCCGCCAGCCCCATGCTGGTTGAACGTGCTGGTGTCTAATGTAACCGATGGAAGCAGTACCTATTTGCAACGTCTTGCTGCCACGGTTAAGCGCGCTGATCCTTGTCAATTGATCGTGCATGTGCAAGCAGTTGATGTAGTGAATGTTCTACAACTACCTGATACAACCATGTGCGATAAACTGTGTGCCATTTTTGGTGTTCGAAGCGAAGAAGAGCGGAACATGCTAGTGACCGTGCGGCTGGTACTGCTTATCGATCACGCCATTGCGGACAATGGTTCGGACGGAATAGCGCAATCGTTGGTACAATTTTTAAACGCGATAGATGATAGCATTCGTCGGCGTATGACAGTGTGGATCGTAGGCGATGATCTGCTGTGGACACGGGTTGCAACCAGCTGCAAGCATTTAGCCATGAAGCACTGCATGCCAAAGCTAGAGGAAGATCAGTGGAAAGATTGTTTATCTCGaatggtaaaaaaaagcaccgaTCCTATGGGCCCACTCGCGGAATCCATTATCGCTAGTAACAGTCGAAATAGAGGACAAGATCTGTTTGGCAACTTGTTCATACTCACCGTCCTGGCGGAAGCTGTTAATGATCACGTCGATAGTGAGGAGAACGGCAAACCATCGTATTGGTGGATCGATGCATTGGAAAAATACATTTGGAAAAATATCGCACCACCAGAGAGCAAGGAATTGGAGGAGCTAGAACAGTATTGCTACGAGCGTGTATGTGTGGACTGCACCGATCAtacgaaacatttttcaatgcGCAGTCGTATACAACATCGGACACTTCAAATGTTGCTGGCAGCAAAGTATCTCGCCAAACATTCGCATTTGATCGATACCGCAAACTACCACCGTATCGGATATGATTTACTAGATCTTATGCTGTTCCGGCACAGCTCGGTAGCGATTGCAGTGCTCCACCATGATGTAGACACAGTACGTCAAAGTACACCGCAGGAATTGCAATCGATACGCGATTGTCTGCAGCGTAATCTGCTGCATGTTGCGCACAATTCGACAGAAATTGCAGATATTTTACTATCTGCAGGAATTCCCTTCGACCAGCGATGCGCTCGCCAGCTGAACAATTGGACACCGCTAGAAGTGGCCATAAATCGCACTGATTGGTCGCTAGTTGATCGTCTGTTAGCCAAAGATGCCAACCTTTCGTGCCAAGCGACAAACCTGCACTGCATGCCGGTATCCGAATTAGGCGAAGTATTTAACGACTGCATCTCCGATAACTGTACAGCTCTGATTGAGTGGATTCTGAAAAATCGATCCGATTACCAAATTAACCAGCACAATATCTTCTGCCTATCAGCGTACGAGGAGTTTGATACTGATCTGCTCTTTCGTCTGCTGACAATTGCTCAAGAGCAAGGATTGGCCGCAAGGGAACCGCCTTATCGGTACATTTTTGATAACAGTGCGCTGGATAATGCTGTTGAGGACGATCGTATTGAGCTAGCCATTTTTCTTGTTGAGCGACTTCGCTTCGAACCGACCGATGAATTTCTCGAACTGCGAGCTCGATATCAGCAAAATGCCCAGCTAAAgcaatacaaaaaactgtacgaactttgtaaacTCGGTGAGTTAACAGAGGTACGTAGAATGATTGAAGAAATAGGGCTAGATCCGCATTACGAGTACGATGGTACAAACTTATTCATTCAGGCTGCCTCGAGCGGCAATGTTGAGCTGGTACGGTATCTCTTTGAGGCGCATGGTTTCGACGAACGACTGGACGAATGCGACGAGCATGGATGTACCGCAATATCTCAAGCATTGGTTGATGGCCATCAGTCAATCGTACAGTTTTTACTAAACCATAAAGCAAGCATTAAACCTTCCTGGATCAAAAATTGCCCAGGCCAGCTGCCAGACGAAGCCGTCACTGTTGACACAGAGGATTTCCTATCGCTTATCGAATGTCGTCGGGAAAAACTGGAACGGTTAACCATCGATTACGGTCGCAACGAAGCAGGAGAACTGTTGCTGCATTGCTATATCCGATACGTGGACGAACCGGATGAGGATACGTTCCGGTTTTTACTGTCCCGTTACGATAATGTGGATGTGCGCACAGATGTCACGTCCGAGTTACGAATGGGAGAAACGCCTTTACATATCGCTTTGCAGAATGGTAACAAACGATGCAGAGAAATATTGATAGAGGCGGGCGCTGATATCCATGCGAAATCTCTTCAGCATGAACTGACGTCGTTACACTATGCCATCATGGGTGGTGCGGATAAATCCTTCATACAACGACTGATCGAGGTGTATGGTTTCGATGTCAATACACGCGATGGACGGGGCCGTACGATTAGTTTCTACATGCCTTGTAACATGGAATTGTATTGTTGGTTAGCCGATCAGTACCAGTTCGATCCGTGTGCGAGTGATAGCAACGGTCAAACCGTGCTGCATCATAGAGTGATTAGAAACAGCTTCTTTGCACGTGCTGAAATTGAATATCTGCTAAAGATGTCTCAATTCCCTCAATCGAAAACCGACAAACGTGGTCGGTTCCCTTTACATTATGCCGTGGAGGCAAACAATCTGGCTATTGTACAACTGCTAGTAAAATACCGGTCCGATCTTCATAATATTCCCGATAGTGATGGTGTCACTGCGTTAGAAATCGCTCACAACTTAAACCATTCAACAATCTGTGATTTTTTTGCAAAGCTTGACGAATGA
- the LOC128297066 gene encoding aprataxin-like yields MAHAEEEYAKLVREHWSYQLVRELADEKLHLNSTSKSVAIRDLHPKARIHFMVLPRKAIDTLHELTTEDVELLEDMYQLGIRVIKDMRLDEAQFNFGYHLKPHMKRLHLHVISNDFDSPSLKRRHHWTIFNSEIFRSHEAVLQELKLFGKIVERSDAYIQSLREGPLKCNVCEFQTEHLHLIKQHITIHVTKIDRMHLW; encoded by the exons ATGGCACACGCCGAGGAAGAATACGCCAAGTTGGTGCGTGAACACTGGTCATATCAACTTGTGCGGGAATTAGCGGACGAAAAGTTGCATTTAAATAGTACGAGTAAATCTGTCGCAATTAGAGATCTACATCCGAAGGCGCGCATTCATTTTATGGTGCTGCCGAGAAAGGCTATAGATACTCTGCATGAG CTCACAACCGAAGATGTTGAGCTGCTGGAGGACATGTATCAGCTGGGGATACGCGTAATTAAAGACATGAGACTAGATGAGGCGCAGTTCAACTTTGGATACCATCTGAAACCGCACATGAAGCGGTTGCATTTGCATGTCATTTCAAACGATTTTGACTCGCCGAGCCTGAAAAGAAGACACCATTGGACCATTTTCAATTCCGAAATATTCCGATCGCATGAAG CGGTATTGCAGGAACTGAAGTTGTTCGGCAAAATCGTGGAACGCTCGGATGCTTACATTCAATCGTTACGCGAAGGTCCTCTTAAGTGTAACGTTTGCGAGTTTCAGACCGAACATCTCCACTTAATTAAACAACACATAACCATCCACGTTACAAAAATAGATAGAATGCACTTATGGTGA
- the LOC128297086 gene encoding transmembrane and ubiquitin-like domain-containing protein 2: MLPFLDETDELFNYWILRVLVLIVIYLAWRSTYVREDRPNAAVLVIENNLGRLNSIQPHSVTTIILRSSSQQSNISNVTETEELDLENDSIASSIDNITQSILTEASESATGLDLSDTEGYPGVVSAPVVDTFNDPGPEEIIRQMDATDPEPIPTAQIDPVESAGLRQRLNVTSTSAGQPEGEKSSDRVDSSTENRASASSSLTEPPLPTKPIRIKLKYLNDDSKLVEGNLNEGIGEFKRRNFTLELAAHKLVRLVFNGHVLQPDNKTLAACGLFDNCVVHCLIHNQKSALNGVSTDRPLEGSIGDNQNQAHGQISGLENGDGMDTDGATDRRGTDTDNNRSGTRYGTYFIYIGTLAVTAVILYGWYCRFHYGHLFNLNSTIGLIVTTTTFLIMMPTIILADSNTPN; encoded by the exons ATGTTGCCGTTTCTGGACGAGACCGACGAGTTGTTCAACTATTGGATCCTAAGGGTCTTGGTGCTGATCGTTATCTACCTTGCGTGGCGTTCGACCTATGTTCGAGAAGATCGTCCGAATGCAGCGGTACTCGTGATTGAAAACAATTTGGGGCGTTTGAATAGCATCCAACCACATAGCGTTACGACGATTATAC TGCGCAGCTCCTCACAGCAGTCCAATATATCGAATGTGACAGAAACTGAAGAGCTCGATCTCGAAAACGACAGCATAGCCTCATCGATTGATAACATCACGCAATCCATCCTGACGGAAGCTTCAGAGTCAGCTACTGGGCTTGATTTAAGTGACACGGAAGGTTATCCGGGAGTTGTAAGTGCTCCCGTTGTTGACACATTTAACGATCCCGGACCGGAAGAAATCATTCGACAGATGGATGCCACAGACCCTGAACCTATCCCAACCGCGCAAATCGACCCAGTCGAATCCGCCGGATTGCGACAAAGGTTGAACGTCACTAGCACCAGCGCTGGCCAGCCAGAGGGAGAAAAATCTTCTGATCGCGTTGATAGCAGTACTGAAAATAGAGCCTCTGCAAGCAGCAGTTTAACGGAACCCCCATTGCCTACCAAACCGATTAGAATCAAGCTGAAGTATTTGAATGACGATTCTAAGCTAGTGGAAGGCAATTTGAACGAGGGCATTGGTGAATTTAAGCGACGAAACTTTACCCTGGAACTGGCAGCCCATAAACTGGTCAGATTAGTATTCAACGGCCACGTGTTGCAACCTGACAATAAGACGCTCGCTGCTTGTGGTCTGTTCGATAACTGTGTCGTTCATTGTCTGATACACAATCAGAAATCAGCACTCAATGGTGTTAGTACCGATCGTCCTTTGGAAGGATCGATAGGGGATAATCAAAACCAAGCGCACGGTCAGATCAGTGGGTTAGAGAATGGTGATGGCATGGACACGGATGGGGCAACCGATCGCCGAGGCACGGACACGGATAACAATCGATCCGGCACGCGTTACGGGACGTACTTTATCTACATCGGCACACTAGCAGTCACTGCGGTCATATTGTACGGATGGTACTGTCGCTTTCATTACGGTCATTTGTTTAATCTGAACTCCACCATCGGGCTAATCGTGACTACTACTACGTTCCTCATTATGATGCCGACGATTATTCTTGCTGATAGTAATACACCGAATTGA
- the LOC128304036 gene encoding SH3KBP1-binding protein 1 translates to MAYTNNVGDIVHLNVGGTRFSTSRQTLTWVPDTFFTSLLNGRISSLRDETDAIFIDRDPKLFSLVLNYLRTKEIDIKSVDIRVLRHEAEFYNIAPLIKRLMLCEEMDQSSCGDVLFYGYLPAPNIPIQEMPIGSSGSSGSSISAGTGTISSFTSASSSTQHKSDSVPGPSNIQQRQQQPSHSTNANPIAPQHNSTVSAIAPVGICQTNPRPGSMVRVPELSQGAPGSSSGGSGAGNGNGNGGSVGITGTVTAGGTGSGASSTSRHAGHSRNSSWDLRVSYSGNGNRGNSQWMPGHSRTASLDMMRHSRNSSVDLNKYIRNEVGLLFGPGTTGTGWADPMRVQIIKAHHNWISVAYAHFVTCYRLKDYSGWQQIFISPYIETTIERIAINAKMNLATSAGEQSHSKMVAISYGSQIRLWGISEDGSKVEVGTFNLHVRVEYLFFIGSQLVALSSSGKIGVWHAMTQHWQIQDLVPILSFDTAGSFLLLGCNNGSIYYIDMQKFPLRMKDNDLLVTELYKDPSNDHITAISVYLTPKTTSLSGNWIEIAYGTRSGSVRVIVQHPETVGHGPQLFQTFTVHQSPVTKVTLSEKFLISVCSEYNHVRTWQVPRFRGMISTQPGSTPEASFKIVSLEAVDSTFSYSAGNDFGPFGEQDDEQIFVQKVVPDTDQLYVRLASNGERICLIRSVDGTTITSFCVHECEGSRMGSRPRRFILSGHCNGAIQMWDLTTALEISKKKDLPKRCIGGPTADELIRELDQCDLSNSHCSTPCMSPCPSAFSSTIEPNAVGRLKPFNVAFLNQSAAATVGLGGPQQAPLQGPSALGAAAVAAPLLPVIPAPQPNQPN, encoded by the exons ATGGCCTACACGAACAACGTTGGCGATATTGTACATCTGAACGTTGGTGGCACAAGATTTTCGACTTCAAGACAAACCCTAACATGGGTTCCAGATACCTTCTTTACCTCCCTTCTAAACGGGCGCATATCAAG TTTACGAGATGAGACGGATGCTATCTTTATTGACCGTGATCCGAAACTCTTTAGTTTAGTACTAAACTACCTGCGGACAAAGGAGATAGACATCAAATCGGTCGATATCCGTGTGCTCCGTCATGAGGCTGAGTTTTATAATATTGCTCCATTAATCAAAAGGCTTATGCTATGTGAAGAGATGGACCAGTCCAGCTGCGGCGATGTTCTCTTTTACGGTTATCTTCCCGCTCCAA ATATTCCCATCCAAGAAATGCCCATCGGGTCGTCAGGATCATCGGGCAGTTCCATAAGTGCTGGTACTGGGACCATAAGCTCATTCACTTCCGCTAGCTCGTCAACACAGCATAAATCGGACTCTGTTCCGGGTCCATCGAACATTCAACAAAGACAGCAACAGCCGTCACATTCGACTAATGCAAACCCAATAGCACCGCAACATAATTCCACAGTGTCTGCTATTGCTCCTGTCGGAATATGTCAAACTAATCCTCGCCCCGGATCAATGGTACGCGTTCCGGAGCTTTCTCAGGGCGCACCAGGTTCATCTAGTGGAGGTAGCGGTGCCGGTAACGGCAATGGTAATGGCGGCAGTGTGGGTATAACCGGGACGGTCACAGCGGGTGGAACAGGTAGTGGTGCAAGCAGCACGTCCAGGCATGCGGGTCATTCCCGTAACTCATCATGGGATTTGCGCGTTTCCTATAGTGGCAATGGCAATCGTGGCAATTCTCAGTGGATGCCAGGCCATTCGCGAACGGCATCTCTCGATATGATGCGTCACTCCCGTAACTCATCTGTCGATCTAAACAAATACATACGAAACGAGGTGGGTCTGCTGTTTGGCCCCGGAACAACCGGTACCGGTTGGGCCGATCCAATGAGGGTACAAATAATCAAGGCGCATCATAACTGGATCTCCGTCGCATATGCACACTTTGTCACATGCTATCGACTGAAAGATTACTCCGGATGGCAGCAGATTTTCATTTCGCCGTACATCGAAACCACGATCGAACGGATCGCAATCAATGCGAAGATGAATTTGGCCACGTCCGCGGGCGAACAGTCGCACAGCAAGATGGTAGCAATCTCGTACGGCAGTCAGATTCGACTGTGGGGAATCTCGGAGGATGGTAGCAAGGTCGAGGTCGGTACATTTAATTTGCATGTACGCGTCGAGTATCTTTTCTTCATCGGTAGCCAGCTGGTGGCCCTTTCGTCGTCGGGAAAGATTGGCGTATGGCACGCGATGACGCAACACTGGCAGATACAGGATCTCGTACCAATACTTTCCTTCGATACCGCCGGTTCATTCCTCCTGTTGGGATGCAACAACGGGTCCATCTACTACATTG ATATGCAAAAATTTCCACTACGCATGAAGGACAACGATTTGCTAGTGACGGAACTGTACAAGGATCCATCCAACGATCACATTACCGCTATATCAGTGTACTTAACACCAAAAACGACAA GCCTGTCGGGAAACTGGATTGAAATTGCGTACGGTACACGATCCGGATCGGTGCGGGTTATTGTGCAGCATCCGGAAACGGTCGGTCATGGGCCGCAACTGTTTCAAACATTTACTGTGCACCAGAGCCCGGTAACGAAGGTGACCCTGTCggaaaagtttttaatttccgTGTGCAGCGAGTACAACCACGTACGAACCTGGCAGGTACCACGGTTTCGAGGCATGATTTCCACCCAACCCGGTTCTACACCCGAAGCATCTTTTAAG ATCGTTTCACTGGAAGCCGTTGATTCGACGTTTAGCTATTCGGCTGGCAACGATTTCGGCCCATTCGGCGAGCAAGACGATGAGCAGATATTTGTGCAAAAGGTCGTTCCCGATACGGACCAGCTATACGTCCGACTTGCCTCAAATGGCGAGCGCATCTGTCTGATACGATCAGTCGACGGTACCACGATTACGTCGTTCtgcgtgcatgaatgtgaAGGATCACGGATGGGGTCGAGACCGCGTCGATTCATCCTGTCCGGGCACTGCAACGGCGCAATACAGATGTGGGATCTCACGACCGCGCTAGAAatatcgaaaaaaaaggatctaCCGAAGCGTTGTATCGGGGGTCCAACGGCCGACGAGCTGATCCGGGAGCTAGATCAGTGTGATCTGAGTAACAGCCATTGCTCGACTCCTTGCATGTCACCGTGCCCTTCAGCATTCTCGAGCACCATTGAACCTAATGCAGTGGGACGATTGAAACCTTTCAATGTGGCGTTTTTGAATCAATCAGCTGCAGCTACGGTCGGGCTTGGTGGTCCACAACAAGCACCGTTGCAAGGTCCGTCAGCGCTGGGGGCGGCTGCAGTGGCCGCTCCTTTACTGCCGGTAATACCGGCACCACAACCTAATCAACCAAACTGA
- the LOC128297067 gene encoding transcriptional adapter 1-like yields MSISVENNEVDSAKQALMVALGDKWTMYLANMKLWFRKKHSKEEFDLECRKLFSSNQLHLHNRFLLAILNKIDAVSVPQSTTIHFDGTQMVSASGVYGSIGDGTSYSLSSMQQHDGRSSKKRKRSTKSSSDRSTFEPMSPYDYIPREPAVPDQEQSSSTQCGLPGASHPTMRYAAQELFLPDNGLVLGRLLVGAWEHGLASADDAAVELIINSVQVLLKNILSAVIMNRKHYRVTANGSFYYDVGHGTNQTIVRNTVTKSKIDDELMELDREILSYVKTPPTDSTFLASCENLYPTVSRKINAFELYRALQDRNLISSHSVYSMNIERISSQLS; encoded by the exons ATGAGCATCAGTGTAGAAAATAACGAAGTGGACAGCGCTAAGCAGGCCCTTATGGTGGCGCTAGGAGACAAATGGACCATGTACTTGGCCAACATGAAGCTTTGGTTTCGAAAGAAACACTCCAAGGAAGAGTTTGATCTTGAATGCCGTAAGCTCTTCAGTTCGAACCAACTTCATTTGCACAACCGCTTCCTGTTAGCGATCCTGAACAAAATTGACGCTGTTTCGGTACCTCAATCCACGACGATCCATTTCGATGGTACGCAAATGGTTTCCGCTTCCGGAGTGTACGGAAGTATCGGTGATGGTACGAGCTATAGCCTGTCCTCGATGCAGCAACATGATGGACGCAGCAGTAAGAAACGGAAACGCTCCACTAAATCGTCATCGGATCGTTCCACTTTTGAGCCAATGTCGCCGTATGACTACATTCCACGAGAACCGGCTGTTCCCGACCAAGAACAGTCTTCATCGACGCAATGCGGATTGCCCGGCGCATCACATCCCACGATGCGCTATGCCGCTCAGGAACTGTTTCTGCCCGATAATGGTCTGGTACTTGGTCGACTTCTTGTGGGTGCTTGGGAACATGGTCTGGCCAGTGCCGATGACGCGGCGGTCGAATTAATCATCAACTCGGTGCAAGTGTTGTTGAAAAACATTCTCTCGGCTGTCATCATGAATCGCAAGCATTATCGGGTCACCGCCAATGGTTCGTTCTATTACGACGTTGGTCACGGCACGAATCAAACAATCGTACGGAATACGGTAACCAAGAGCAAAATCGACGATGAGCTGATGGAATTGGATCGAGAGATACTGTCCTATGTCAAGACTCCACCTACGGATTCCACGTTCCTGGCAAGCTGTGAGAATTT ATACCCTACCGTAAGTCGGAAAATCAATGCCTTCGAGCTGTACAGAGCGCTGCAAGATCGGAACCTAATTTCATCACACTCAGTATACTCAATGAATATTGAGCGAATTTCTAGCCAGCTGTCGTAG